The Brassica napus cultivar Da-Ae chromosome C1, Da-Ae, whole genome shotgun sequence DNA segment AACTCATGTTAGCTTTTCTTGCATCAGAACCCAAGAAAATTCGACTTGACATGAGAATCTCGAACTTACATACAAATATACAATTCTACATGTGAGGCAGTTAGTTTGAAACTTGATCTGGAAAGAACCCTTCTTTGAGTCTGATCCTTCTGTCTAATAGAATCTAAGCTGAGACTGAGAAACACTAAACTGAGAAGTTAAATACTTCTCTATCAGCAAAATCACAATTGCATATAAGTCCTGTGAAATGAGGTTATGCATCATGGAGATTTACATATAACAATGCTTCAGGTATGCAACTGATTTACCTTTGGGTCCAGATAATATTACTCGTGGAGTAGACAGAGCTCTTGAAACCTTGACAAACTGCCtcaaaatagaacaaaaaacaaataGGTGATTATATACATAGGATGATGAGTTTATTGTACCCATGACAGACTAACCGTCGTAGAAGAGCTTCTGGGTTGTATGGAAATAGTTTCTTCTGATGTAGCCTCACAATTGAGTTTTGTAAAGAAAGCAGACACTCTTTGGCATTTTCGAAAGCCTGGGGATGTAGTATCTGGTTTTGTTCAACCTCCGGAGTCTCAACCAGCAATCTCCTTCTCTTCGAAGATgaatcatttatattttcttcaaaTGGGAATTCCACAAACAAAGTCCAAGAGTCGCAGACTGTGCGCAAGCATCTACCAGGAAAATACAGTGGGGAGTTAAGCAGGAATCCGCCTCTTTTATGTAACTGTTTGGAAAAGTACATTCCTTTGAAACTAGAGAAACCATTCAAAGACTAGCATACGAGATAACATGGCTgatcacacacacaaaaaaaagtatcTCGTCCAGTCTTGATACTCGGGATGGAgctgttaaattatttaagagAAAAGGATTAACCTCAGCAGGTACTCTGCACAGCTAGCCCCGATGTCTTTAGATATAAGGTAATCAAGAAGGACTTGATGATCGAAATGCAGCTGCAATAGAAATCAAAGGTGTGCACATTAAGAAGTTTAGCAATAGTTGAACAAAAAGACAAGCCTTCATGGAACACAGCACAGTAAATTCCCTTGTGTGAATTTCCTGAAAACTACCTCTGAAAGAAATATACAGAAGAGGATCACAGGATTGAACAATGTTGATATACGGACGCAAATCTCCTTATCTTGAAGCAAACGCTCTTCCCCCTTAAGCCTATACAGAAAAAAACGCCCATAAGAGAGCTCACAGATATTTGGTTAACTCAAAAAGACAGTGCTTTACCCTACTTACAGTTCCTCTCCAGCCAACGGCACGGACAGCAATTGCAGGAGAACTTTGAATAATAGGTCATCctacaattaaataaaaagagatTTCTTAAAACTCTACTGTATGGTTATAAAACCCCAATCACATATGGCAGATACAGAAGTATAAACCAAAACCTCATGCATGAACAGCTGGATGAAGCATGTAGAGAAGTCAACACTCTTCTTGCTATAAGTTCCGTGATCTAAAAATGTATCACCTGGAACCTGTTGTTCAATCCATTTAAACACCCCTTCCATCCCTTTCTTTCTACAGTCAAACTCACAGTCCTTGTCGGCATGTCTACTTGTATAAAGTAAAGTGAGTGAGCACCGTAGGAACAGAAACACAGATAGTCTTTGCAAATGATTAGAATGCGTCTCATTGACATCCCTATCAGTCAAACTCACAAAAAATGGAGATCCTTCTAAACAATTATCTTGGACGGGTTTATTCCTATTTAGGGTGTGTTGGAGAAAGCGTTGAAAATGGTGTTGCAAATATTGCAGCCATGAAAGAAGGATGGAGCATTTTATATTGGACTGATATGTAAGTCTGATCATCAACACCTACAAACAGGGAGATATAGCAGCGTAAGAAGGACTGATTAGGAGATATATTGAGAAGGAAAGCAAAGAAGTTCTTTGAACTTGTAACTTCATAAACAGAAGTAATAACGTACCAGCAACTTGTGCACTAGGTATCTTGACATGGAAGAGCCACTTTGACTTTCTAACTTTGGCTGGCACAAACGGAGGAGATCCGGAACAAGCTCAGTGATTTTTTGGAGTATCAAATGTGTAGTTCCAAAAGCATCAGAATCTTCTGGAAAGCGAACCTGCTGAACCACGGTTGAGAGAAACTGAACAAAGTTCCCAAGAAATACAGTTCCTTCCTCACTGTTTCCAATGCTTCCTAGAGTTCCATTATGACCATGACGATTAGAAAAATGAGTGTCCACTCGGGACCAAGGGATCTTTGCAAGTGTAGAGTTGACAGATTCCAAGTATACATCAATAAGTTCCTCGTTTTCTTCTTGACCCAAGCGCTTCAATATATTACGGAGAACTCGAAAGATACCAGACACCGTGCACCAGTTAGCCTTTTTCATCTCACCTTTAAGAACAACAGAACCAATATCTGAACCCTCAAATCCAGTTGGAGAAGGAAGTGGGCAGCTGTAGACAAGTGCTAGGTGCAAAGAGTCACAAAGCAAGCGAATGAAATCATCCCATGGACTTCCCTAAGAACATAAATCAGTATGTAATATAGGAGAGGTGGTAGATAAAGAGATTCTAAAATCTGGAGTGAGGAGGCAGAGAAGAAACGTACAGATTCAACCAGAGAGTCAGATACTTGCACAAGAATGTTGCCAGCCAAATGCTGAACATGCACATTCTTCTTCGCACCAAACAAACCAACCTGCCAGAAAACCCCAAAATCAAGCTAGGGACATGAACTCGTTTGCGGCTTAATCAAACAACTCCAAATCATTAGCAATCAAAGGTACACTTAACTAGAAACAGAAACGTATCCATCTTCTGCAGAGACAATcaatttaactattttaaagaGAGGATGAGGAACTTACAAGATCGACCACGAGTCTTTCTAAGCATAAATGATCTTTGGATTGTGGAGAAGCAGCAGCAGCATCAGCATCAGCATCAGTAGTTTCCTGTCCTTGATCCTGTTGAACGAAGCTAATCAAAATAGCTGTGGCAAGCAATCATCAAACAATTAACCAAAGGGATCTAACCGAAGCAGAATCAAGGCCAGCTTCACTAATCCAAGATTGAATCTCTCTCGACACCTGGAAGGAATCAGACTCAGTGCCGTCTTTCAGAATCCACAATTGATTAACCAAAGATGTACCTGCGATAGAGAAAGAAGCATATCCTTCTCCATTGCCTCCGCCGGCAAATTTACTTCTCCTTCCTACAACGACGGTTCATTGTTGGGATTATATGTAACTCACAAGTCTTTACGGAGAAGTAGAGTTAAATAGAGTCCTTACAGCGTGGCGGCGGCGGACACAGCGATCGATCAAGAGATGAAGGCGAGAAACTATCATTTTCTCCGGCGACTGTTTTCTCTCACCGGAATCTAAACCCTCTTCACTGCCATCGTTCTCGGGACgcctttttttccttctttttttttgtaagcgTTTTGAAGCGTTATTAGTAAAACGCAGCGTTTGAGGGCTAACTATTAAAACGCAGCGTTTTGTCCACTGAGTTACGTGCAACTGAGCGAAATAGCTTCTTACACCGAAATGCGTTTCGATTGCCGCACTAAAACGGGCGCGTCAGCTCCACACTCTTCATGTATGATGATAGGTGCGGCTCCTTGGAACAAACTTAGCACCTTTTGGTTGAAAATGTAAACAAgtatacagaaaaaaaaacagaacttttGGCTTTTCCTTGAGCAGTCTTAGGAGCTTCGTTCAGACATGATGGCAACATTAAGAGAAGGTGGTGAAGTGTTCCATTCTCTTGCCGTGAAGACAAGATTCCATACGCTGTGTCTGGTATGTGACCGGTAAAAACAATGCTGCAGAATCAGTATTCTCTTGTTTCAAAATCAGATTTGAAATGTTGGAACTCAATGCCAGGAGCTTATAGTCAGCATGGAATGATATAAAAGGTCTAAGAGGTTCTCTGAACAAAAATCCTACAAAAACGGTGCAGTAACATACTTCTTATCTATTAGTAGTCTGCCGCCACAGCGGATCATCTCAGCAAGGTAAGTTCATGTGGAACCAAATGAAGGAAAGAAACATCAACGCAGGGTTTAAGGATATTATTCCTTTGCATGGTGAATTTGATCCAGAATACACTGCAACACACATTCTCCTTTCGAATCTTTATACGGTTAAAGGGATATGAAATGATGATGCAGAGATGAGAAGAAAGATTAGAGGTGAGCTAGCTTCTGCTATAGATCAATGATTTAGCTGGATTGAagtgaacaacaacaacacacacacacaagtttTCTCCTCTAGAAACCAGTCTAATCCAGAAGTAGTTTAAGCGCAAGATGAATTACATAGGTTAGCGAGTAATACGTTGTGTAGTTCCTCATCTATTGAACAAGATCACTGACTTGTCTGTTGAGATTAATAATTGTTCTAAACAACTGTCGTCCTCGTTTCAATTCTAAAGCACTTGTGCAAGAACTGTAATAACAGAGCAGAAGGTAACAAGGTTAAAAGATCGTTAGGTTAGGTcccaaaaaaacacaaactttcTCTGTTTTCTACTTTCATTCAGTACACCAAGTTCTAAAGAGTAAGAGATCACTAAAGATTTGACGAAATCCATTAGAGAAGCATAAGCTAATCGAAACCCTGTGGTAAAAAAAAGACGGAAGCTTTCTATCATTTGTGAGAGTTCCCTGAAGTTGTGATGGAGAGATCAGGCCACGCAAAGTACTCACCGGAGACGAACCCACCGGCGTTGTTGGTCTCTAAACCCTCGAACTGCCACGTGGCTGGTATCGTAACAACTCCCTGATGACCACCGTTACTCCCTACATTCGTCGTCCCAGCGTCACCCACAGTTGAAAACGGCCACACCGCCCTTCCGAGTCCAAAGCTGACGTCATCATAACCCGACCCAAGTCCGATTCCGAGAACCGACCCGGATCCATGCGTTGCAGTGGCGTTTTGGTTCAACAGAGAGGTGAAACTGCCGCTGAGAGATAAAGCGCTTCCCTTTCCGTCAAGAGGAGCGGTTACGGTGTGGCTAACGCCGTTAGAGATCGACGACTGAGGGAACAGAACAGGTGTCGCTTGCAACGGAACGCTGCGGCTTCCGGCGGAGGATGAGCAAGTGCGGGAGCGTTTGGCGGCTTTGCGAGTGCCGCCGCCGACTGGAATGTCGCGGAGAGTACCACCGTGAGTCCAGTAACGGCGGCAGGATTTGCAGAAGTGACGGGGCTGGGAGAAGTTGTAGTTGTTGTAGTAACAGAACTTCGTGTTGGTCGAGTTGCAGCGAGGACAAGGGAGTTGCTCTTGCTGCTCTGTTGCCGGAGGAGGATTCCCCGTTATTACGCCGTGAAGTCTCATCGCGTTGGTGTTAGACGTTGTCGTCATGGCGGAGAAGGATTATAAAACGTGGGAATGAAGAAAGGTTGGAGCTTTCTTGTTGTTGTTATGTATGGAGTAAAGTAAAGGTTGAAACTTTTGTTAATAGGGAGTGagattttgttttgcttttttaTGGAGGAAACAAACATGCGCTGGGGACGGAGGAGAAAGTCAGGCTTTTCTGACAGAGGGTGTTGGGTTGATTAGAGGccacgctctctctctctctctctctctgtctttaAAGTTTGTCTTTTTATGAAGTTTTGTTTCTGGGAGTATTGAGTCGGCTATGGATTGTCGTGAACAGTGATGGCTCTGTTCGCTCCCTACACACTATGAGTCGGCTCACTTCTTACGTAGGTGGCTCTTCTTTCAATGTTTTCAGTTTGAACAATGAattgttttatctttttattttgtatacaaatatacGACGTTTTGagatataattaatgtatttattttaaaaatttaaatataaattaaaaaataaaattatgagtAGTGAAACTTTATTGATATGACCAAAAagtaacaattaaaataatatatttattgttttttaatatgtgtgtaaAATCTTAAACATCATACATTTAAATCCAGAGAGAATACATTGTTAGCGGTTATGGAGTTTTacatttgttgtttgtttttaaatgaGTTTTGATAGATTAGTTAGACCATCTTTTTAATAATCTCCTATGTATTAtgtattaaaaaagaaacaattttaaaacttaacttTTTGGCAATTAGTATTATCTCCCGTGCGAATTATAAAAccaaaatgaatattaaaaagttgtttttttcccaaaacaataaaaaaattagatataaaaATTCAGGGAAAGCATTTTTCGTGCACAAATACATTTAGAATGTTAACATTACTTTTGTAGATAATTGTGGTCAGTATTTTTTAGTCTTTTCATTCTTTCCATGTATATTCAGTCTTTGTagtactctttttcttttttcttttttcttttttcttttttcttttctaatgtTATTTTTGATTAGATGTTTTGTTTATGCAAAAGTCTACAAAATTGATAGcattatataagaaaaacaaaataaaaatgtatgttAATCTGTTAGTAACAAGAAATAATATATCTATAAgactaaaacatattttaaaatatggaaaacTAACCTGAGGTATAGTTTTGATATAGAAAGTAAACATGAGTCCTCATTTCTACCACCGTTTCTTAAACTCCATTTTTTGGCTTTATAGTGCTTCTCAAGTTTACTAAGGGCACTCTAAAGCCTTTTgcaaaaaaataagtttattagCAGCAttgtaaatttgttttaaggTGAGTTTGTTACTTTCCTTTCTTAAATTACTACCACCACAGCCAATCAACATTTTCTAGCAAACCAAAAACTAATTTAgtctattttaaaatgattttgatCAAATGTATTACGTTAAAaggataaatattttatgtaactTAGAAGAGAtcaagatttataaaaaaaattgatgtaaaatatgatttcaatatTGAATAGTTTGGGTGTATTTAGTCTCACTAACCTGAAGTTTAATCTTCATATGCCAAGTTTGCATTAAGCTTCACCATAGAAAACTTGtgtttttctcttttgaaaatatttttttctcaaatatcGTCAGAAGCCATCATTTATCTGGTTAGAAATGAAACTctttcagagagagagagtgagtgtCATAATATCATAATAAGTAGTGTGACAAACATTAGGCTTTTGTTATAtctaaatttgatttatatacaaaaatcagtTACTAAacgttactaatttttattttgcagTTAAGTTGTTTTTtacatttgaattttttttctttaaatttgataACCATATGCCATGTGTCAAAATTTTGTTGGTCacgtgacttgtgctttagtatacgTGTGACGACGTGGCTTCATGAGAAGCTTTTATTTAGCAAAACGCTTAGGTGTTACGCAAAGTATGTTTTTCACCAAAAGTTTGAATTTAATGCAAACAAAAAatttccttaaaaaaattacatacaaAGTTTACGGACATGAAGCTGAAGGTTTACGTCGAACACT contains these protein-coding regions:
- the LOC106434329 gene encoding uncharacterized protein LOC106434329, which translates into the protein MIVSRLHLLIDRCVRRRHAEGEVNLPAEAMEKDMLLSLSQVSREIQSWISEAGLDSASDQGQETTDADADAAAASPQSKDHLCLERLVVDLVGLFGAKKNVHVQHLAGNILVQVSDSLVESGSPWDDFIRLLCDSLHLALVYSCPLPSPTGFEGSDIGSVVLKGEMKKANWCTVSGIFRVLRNILKRLGQEENEELIDVYLESVNSTLAKIPWSRVDTHFSNRHGHNGTLGSIGNSEEGTVFLGNFVQFLSTVVQQVRFPEDSDAFGTTHLILQKITELVPDLLRLCQPKLESQSGSSMSRYLVHKLLVLMIRLTYQSNIKCSILLSWLQYLQHHFQRFLQHTLNRNKPVQDNCLEGSPFFVSLTDRDVNETHSNHLQRLSVFLFLRCSLTLLYTSRHADKDCEFDCRKKGMEGVFKWIEQQVPGDTFLDHGTYSKKSVDFSTCFIQLFMHEDDLLFKVLLQLLSVPLAGEELLKGEERLLQDKEICVRISTLFNPVILFCIFLSELHFDHQVLLDYLISKDIGASCAEYLLRCLRTVCDSWTLFVEFPFEENINDSSSKRRRLLVETPEVEQNQILHPQAFENAKECLLSLQNSIVRLHQKKLFPYNPEALLRRLSRFQELCLLHE
- the LOC106351721 gene encoding dof zinc finger protein DOF3.4-like, which produces MTTTSNTNAMRLHGVITGNPPPATEQQEQLPCPRCNSTNTKFCYYNNYNFSQPRHFCKSCRRYWTHGGTLRDIPVGGGTRKAAKRSRTCSSSAGSRSVPLQATPVLFPQSSISNGVSHTVTAPLDGKGSALSLSGSFTSLLNQNATATHGSGSVLGIGLGSGYDDVSFGLGRAVWPFSTVGDAGTTNVGSNGGHQGVVTIPATWQFEGLETNNAGGFVSGEYFAWPDLSITTSGNSHK